TTCCAGCCTATTCATACTCCGGAAGAGGGTGAAGAGTATTTCTTGAAACCGATGAACTGTCCTCACCACTGTGAGATTTACAAGAACTTCCCACGCTCGTATAAGGATCTTCCATTGCGTATTGCAGAATTTGGTACGGTTTGTCGTTATGAACAAAGTGGTGAGTTACACGGCTTAACTCGTGTTCGTAGCTTTACACAGGATGATGCGCATATCTTCTGCCGTCCGGAACAAGTGAAAGATGAATTCCTTCGTGTGATGGATATCATATCTATCGTGTTCAGTTCTATGGATTTCCAGAATTTTGAGGCACAGATATCCTTGCGTGATAAAGTGAACCGTGAAAAGTATATCGGTAGCGATGATAATTGGGAAAAGGCTGAACAGGCTATTATCGAGGCATGTGCGGAAAAAGGTTTGCCTGCTAAGATTGAGTATGGAGAAGCTGCTTTCTATGGTCCTAAACTTGACTTTATGGTGAAAGACGCTATCGGTCGTCGTTGGCAGCTGGGTACAATTCAGGTTGACTACAACTTGCCGGAACGTTTTGAACTTGAATATATGGGTTCTGATAATCAGAAGCATCGTCCGGTAATGATTCACCGTGCTCCGTTTGGATCAATGGAACGTTTTGTTGCCGTACTGATTGAACACACTGCCGGTAAGTTCCCGTTGTGGCTGACACCGGAACAGGTAGTTATTCTGCCAATCAGTGAGAAGTTCAATGAATATGCAGAGCAGGTGAAGACGTATCTGAAGATACACGAAATCCGTGCGATTGTAGATGATCGTAACGAGAAGATTGGCCGTAAGATTCGTGATAATGAGATGAAACGTATTCCTTATATGCTGATTGTCGGTGAAAAAGAAGCTGAAAATGGAGAAGTTTCTGTTCGTAGACAAGGCGAAGGGGATAAAGGAACCATGAAATTTGAAGAATTTGCTAAAATTTTGAACGAAGAAGTTCAGAATATGATAAATAAATGGTAACTTTGCAGCCGTTTCAGAATAAAATATTTAGTATAACAATAAAAAGATCAAACTAGGAAGTAAACGTTTTTAATGAAGAATGACACTCTAAAAGGGCAATACAGAATCAATGAACAGATTCGTGCCAAGGAAGTTCGCATAGTGAGCGATGATATTGAACCGAAAGTATATCCAATCTTTCAGGCTCTGAAAATGGCTGAAGAGAGAGATTTGGATTTAGTGGAAATTTCTCCTAATGCTCAACCCCCTGTTTGTCGTATTATTGATTATTCTAAATTTCTTTATCAATTAAAGAAACGCCAGAAGGAACAGAAAGCGAAGCAGGTGAAGGTTAATGTGAAGGAAATCCGTTTCGGACCCCAGACAGACGACCATGATTACAACTTTAAGTTGAAGCATGCTAAGGGATTTTTGGAAGACGGCGATAAAGTGAAGGCTTATGTATTCTTTAAAGGTCGCTCCATCCTTTTCAAGGAGCAAGGTGAGGTGCTTTTGCTTCGTTTTGCAAATGATCTGGAAGACTACGCTAAAGTAGATCAAATGCCGATACTGGAAGGAAAGCGCATGACTATTCAGCTTTCTCCGAAAAAGAAAGATGCTCCTAAAAAGTCGGCAACAGCTGGAGCACCGAAACCTGCTGCCCCTGCACCAAAAGCAGAGAAGCCGGAAAAGGGCGAAGAATAAGAAAAGATGCGTAACGCGCAGGTATAGTGCGTTGCCATTATATATTTAATAATTTAAAAACAAGTAAGATGCCAAAGATGAAGACTAACTCCGGTTCTAAAAAAAGGTTTACCCTTACCGGAACAGGTAAAATCAAAAGAAAGCACGCTTTTCACAGTCACATTTTGACTAAGAAAACTAAGAAGAGAAAAAGAAATCTGTGTTACTCTACAACTGTTGATACAACAAATGTAAGCCAGGTTAAGGAACTCTTAGCAATGAAGTAATCAAAAGCGTAAAAGTATTATTAAAGTATTAACCGAATGCATTAGCCTGAAGTTCGCTGCGTGAAGTAGCGGCGCTAACATTCAAAAAAAGTAAAACTATGCCAAGATCAGTAAATCATGTTGCTTCAAAAGCAAGAAGAAAGAAAATTTTGAAATTAACCAGAGGTTACTTTGGTGCAAGAAAGAATGTATGGACCGTAGCTAAAAACACTTGGGAAAAGGGTTTGACTTACGCGTTCCGTGACCGTAGAAATAAGAAAAGAAACTTCCGCGCTCTTTGGATACAACGTATCAACGCTGCTGCACGTCTTGAAGGAATGTCTTATTCTAAATTGATGGGCGGTCTGCACAAAGCCGGTATTGAAATAAACCGTAAGGTTCTGGCTGATTTAGCTATGAATCACCCGGAAGCTTTCAAAGCTGTAGTTGCAAAAGCAAAAGCTGCTTAAGCATCAATAGTTTACGAGTTACAAAGTGTCAGTTACTAAGCTAGTAACTGGCATTTTTCTTTTGTTAGGCAGATGAAAGGGAATAAAAAAATGTTAGTTGGCAAACAAATTCCTTTTTTTCTTGTTAGTTTCATGTATTCTTATTACATTTGTGGTACAAAAATATTAGCCGTATCGACTAGATCGGGAAACTCTTCAAATTAATCTGATGCACCGAGAAAGCTTCGTTCTTCAATGGCGGGCCACATCCTTCGGGACAGCTTTAAGCCGGTGGATTACAACGAGGGCGAGCGCTCAAATCTTGTTCTATCAGAGTTTCATCACATCGTCGATGCGGCTTTTTTTATATACTTTTCTATGATATTCTATTTCTCCGGTACAGGTAATTCTAAATGGATTGCAAATCAGCTTTCCAAAGAGCAAAAAGAAGAATTGGTTTTTATTCCCGATGCGTTAAAGGACAGAGCGTTCGAGTTTTGTTTGCGGGAAGATGAAAAGATCGGTTTTGTATTTCCAGTCTATTCATGGGCTCCTCCTGCAATTGTACTTCATTTTATTCGGCAACTCTCTTTAAAGGGGTATAAAAGACAATATTTGTTTTTTGTTAGTTCCTGTGGGGATGATACCGGGCTTACGCAGCAGGTGTTGGAGAAGGCTTTGAGTCATAAAGGCTGGAAGTGTCATGCCGGCTTTTCTGTGGCTATGCCCAATAATTATGTGCTGCTTCCCGGTTTTGACGTAGATAAGAAAGAGCTGGAGGAGAAAAAGCTGGCAGATGCTATTCCGGCTGTCAATCGAATAAATGCTTCGATAAGTAGGAGAGAGGAGTTGTTTCTTTGTCATGAAGGGAGTATTCCTTTTATTAAGACGAGGATTATCAATCCTTTATTTAATCGCTTTCAGATGTCTCCCGGGAATTTTTATACTACGGATGCTTGTATTGGATGTAAGCGTTGTGAGAAGAGTTGTCCGGTAGGGAATATTATGATGATGGACAGAAAGCCTGTTTGGGGGATGGATTGCACCTCATGCCTGGCATGTTATCATGTTTGTCCGCAGCATGCGGTGCAATATGGGAAAAGAACGAAAGATAAAGGGCAGTATTTCAATCCTAATTAATCTACTCGCCAATTAATCTACTCGTCTTTGATTTTAATACAGCAATTGGATAAATCTTCAATGATAGCCAGACTTTCTACTCTGACGCCTTGTGCCTCAAGTTTTTTGCGTCCATTTTGGAAGGCTTTTTCAATAATGAATCCCATTCCCACCAAGTTTGCTCCGGATTGTTTGATGAGGTCGATAATTCCTAATGCGGCATTGCCATACGCGAGGAAGTCATCCACGAAAAGGATGTTGTCGTTTGGAGTGAGGAAATCGGTACTGATAACTACTTCATAATCACGATCTTTGGTAAATGAATGCACAGTGGTGCTTAGTGCATTCTGAATGGTTTTAGGAGACTTCTTCTTTGCAAATACAACTGGTAAATCCATCAGGTAGCCTGTCATGATAGCCGGGGCGATGCCACAGGCTTCGATTGTCATGATCTTATTTACGTTTGTGGCTGCAAAACGACGGACAAACTCGACTCCGATTGATTTCATCAGGACAGGATCCATTTGATGATTAATAAAACTGTCTACTTTCAGGATACCTCCTTCGTAGCATTTTCCGTCTTGCAGAATTCTTTTTTTAAGTAATTGCATGCTGTATGATATTAATAAATAATGTGCTAATATTCCATTTCCGCATGGTGAAAACAGCGGTTGGTATATTAGCACATGGATATTTGAATCTTACTTGTTGTCTCTTAAGTCTTCCACCCGTACGGCTTTTCCTTCGCTTTGCGGGAGAGAGCCTTTCTTTACCAGTTTAACTTTAGGAGTTACTAATATTTCATCCTTCAATTGGCGGGTAATATCCTTTCGGATCTTCTCCAGTTCGATATAATTGTCGGTAGAAAGGTCGCTTAATTCTACTTCGACGATCATTTCGTCTTGGTTGTTGACAGCTTCTAGTGTAATCAGGTAGTTGCTGCCTAATTCGGAGAATTGTACCAGAATCTTTTCTACCTGCATCGGGAAGATGTTTACTCCCTTGATAATGAACATATCATCACTGCGGCCTTTGATACGGTCGATGCGGATATGAGTGCGGCCACATGGGCATTTCCCGGGAAGAATACGGGTTAAATCGCGGGTACGATAGCGAATTAACGGCATCATTTCACGATCAAGAGTCGTAAGTACTAGTTCTCCGATTTCTCCTTCCGGAACAGGTTCGCCTGTTTCCGGATCGATAATTTCTACCAGGTAACAGTCTTCCCAGAAGTGCATTCCATTCTGTTCCTTGCATTCGAAGGCAACACCGGGACCGTTCATTTCTGTCATGCCGAAGCTGTTGTAGGCTTTTACACCCAGCATCTTTTCTATTTTCCGGCGTTGTTCGTCGGTGTGGGGTTCGGCACCGATAACCAAGGTTTTCAGTGTGGTTCCTTTGGGATCGAGACCTTCTTCCTGAAAGACTTCTGCAAGGCGGATGGCATAGCTGGGGATAGCATGTAAAGCGGTGGTCTTAAAGTCGTTGATGAATTTAATCTGTCGTTTACTGTTTCCTGCAGCGGCAGGGACTGTGAGGCAGCCCAAGCGTTCTGCACCGTATTGGAAGCCTAAACCTCCTGTAAACATACCGTATCCGGAGCTGTTTTGGAAAACGTCAGTCTTGCGTATTCCTACTGCGTACAGACAGCGGGCTACCAAGTTGGCCCAAGAGTCGAGGTCGTGCTGTGAATGAACAATAACAGTAGGGTTTCCGGTAGTACCACTGGAAGAGTGAATACGTACACCATCATTGTTCATATCACCAGCCACCAGTCCGAACGGGTAGTGGGCGCGCATGTCAGATTTGGTAGTGAAAGGTATTTTGCGGATATCATCCAATGACTGTATGCTATCTGCTGTGATGCCATGTTTGCTGAAAACTTCTTTGTAATATGGAGCGTTCGCAGCTATATTGATTGTTTTTTTAAGCCGTTGAAGTTGCAATTCCTGCAACTTCTCCCGGCTCATGGTTTCTAATTCTTCTTCCCAGTATTGTGTACTCATGGTAATGCCTTTTATTGCATTAGCTTTTCCGCAATCTCTTTGCCGGCTGCCAATGCTTTAAGATTCATTTCTACAATTGCTTCTCCCTTACGCAGGAAGATTTCGCGGATGCTGTCTTGCACTTTCTCGTAATCAATGCCCAGGAATGGGATTGTTGCTCCCAGTAAGACAATGTTGGCAACGCGGGCGGAGCCTACTTCTTTTGCCACTTTGTCTACGTTCAATACTATCTTATGAGGCAGTTTGTTGATTTCTGCCATCACTTTGTCTGTTTCCGGATAATTGGGGATGTTGACAAACGGAGTTTCGTTAGTTACTAACCAGCCGTTAGGGCTAAGGTAGGGGAGGTAACGCAATCCTTCCATCGGTTCCAGTGAGATGATGAGATCACATTTGCCTGACGGGATCAGGTCTGAAGCAATCGGCTGGTCGCTGATACGGAGATTGGATTGAACATCTCCTCCGCGTTGGCTCATTCCGTGCACTTCCGCTTGTTTCATGTATAATCCTTCTTTCAAGGCAGCTTTGCCGATTACTGTGGCAATGGACAGAATTCCCTGTCCGCCGACTCCTGATAATATAATGTCTTTTTTCATGGCTTACTTACTTCTTTTTTTGCGTGCTAATGTCTGGATACACTCTCTGCGTGGGATGATGACAGATACACCACGATATTCGATTTCTTCGCGAATGATTTGCTTCATCTCCTCATAGTTCTTCTTCAATGGAGTAACTATACGGATATGTGCCGGATCTACTCCGATGCCTGCACAGATCGCTTCGATGCGTCCGGTTCCGGCGGAATCCTGTCCACCTGTCATGGCGGTAGTTTCATTGTCGGAGATGACGATGGTTACATTGGCGTTCTCGTTCACGCAATCTAACAGTCCGGTCATTCCGGAATGGGTGAATGTTGAGTCGCCGATGACAGCTACGGCCGGGAAAAGACCTCCGTCAGCAGCACCTTTTGCCATCGTAATGGAAGCACCCATGTCCACACATGAGTTAATTGCATTGAAAGGAGCATTTGCACCTAATGTGTAACAGCCGATGTCGCTGAATACTTTATGAGATGGATATTCTTCTTTCAGAACTTCGGTCAGCGTGATATACATATCGCGGTGTCCGCATCCTTCGCAAAGTGCAGGCGGGCGCATTTCTACAACAGAAGGAATGCCGAATTCCGATTTATTCTCTTTACCTACGGCACGGGCTACAGAGTCCGGATTTAACTCTCCGTCCTGTGACAGAGTACTGTCAAGGCGTCCTTTTACTTTAACGCCAATACCTAGATAGCCTTTCAATTGTTTTTCTACAAAGGGTTGTCCGTCTTCCAGAACTAAGATCTCATCACAAGACTCGATCAATTGATGCAATTGTTTTTTAGGCAATGGATATTGACCAATCTTAAGTACCGGATATTCGCAACCTTCCGGATAGTTTTCCATCAGATAATTGTAACCGATACCACAAGCTACGATTCCCAGCTTTTTGTTAGGACCGTCTGTGTATTTATTATAAGGTGATTCTTCTGAAGCTTTGATAAATTCGTCTTGGCGGGCAAGCAATACTTTGTAGCGTTTGCGGGCGTTTCCCGGCAACAAGATGAACTGACGCGGATCTTCGCTGAAAGAGATGTTGTTCTGCGGCTTCTGCTCTTTGCGTTCTACTCCTGAACGGGAGTGTGCCAGGCGGGTTACCATACGCATCAGGATCGGTTCGCCTACTTTTTCAGAGAATTCGAAGCCGCTGTATACCATATCATACGCTTCTTGCTGATTGCTTGGTTCGTACATTGGTATCAGTGAGAAGTCTCCGTAGAAACGGCTATCTTGTTCGTTCTGCGAGGAGTGCATACTGGGATCGTCTGCGGCTATCACAATCAATCCGCCTTTCACGCCTGTGACGGCAGAGTTGACGAAACAGTCAGCAGCTACGTTCATACCTACATGCTTCATACAAACTAATGCCCGTTTACCTACGAAAGACATACCCAACGCAGCTTCCATCGCTGTTTTTTCATTGGCACACCAACGGTTGTGTATATTCTGTTCGGTCGTTATAGGAGCCATTTGAATATATTCTGTAATTTCAGTAGAAGGAGTACCCGGATAGGCATAAACACCCGAAAGTCCGGCATCCAGTGCAGCTTGTGCAATGGCTTCATCGCCAAGTAAGAGTTGCTTGCTCATATCTATTTCTTTTATTTAGTGTTGATCACAGTTTGTTAATCTATCGGGCAAAGATAGGCTTTTCCGTTCGTTTTATCACAAATTTACTTGAAAATCTTTCTTTCATTCAGTGCTTTCCAGTATTTTCTTGCATTTGCCATGTGGTCGGCGTAATTGGAGGCAAAGTTGTGAGTACCGGAAAAATCTTCTTTGGCACACATGTAGATGTAGTTATGTTTGGTATAGTTCAACACGCTGTCTATTCCCTTTTTAGAGGGGATACGGATAGGTCCCGGAGGCAATCCGGTATTTATATAGGTATTGTAGGGAGAGTTGACTTTTAAATGTTCGTTGGTAATTCGGCGCAGACCAAAGTCTTGCAGGGAAAATTTGATGGTGGGATCTGCTTGTAAGGGCATATCTTGATGTAACCGGTTGATATACAATCCGGCTACCATTGGCTTTTCTTCGTTGTTGTTGGTTTCTTCTTCAACGATGGAAGCAAGAGTACTGACTTCTTCCGGTGTCATGCCGATGGCGGTAGCTTGTGCCAGGCGATCTTTATTCCAGAATCGTTCGTGTTCGTCCTTCATTCGTTTGAAGAATTCGTCTACGCTCATGTCCCAATATACCTGATAGGTTTCCGGTATGAAAAGGCTGGGGAGTGTTATGTTGGTATATCCCATTTGAGCAAGGAAAGTAGAGTCGAACAGTTGGCTCGCGATTTCGGCAGAGTCTATCATGAGCTGCTTGCCGATGCTTCGCGCCAATCGGTCTAATGTCCGGACGCTTCCGATGGTAAGGTTCATAGGTTCCTGATAACCTCTGGAAAAACGGCTATATACATGATAGACGTTGTCGTTGGGGCGAATGGCATATCGACCGGTATGGATATTCTGATTGAAATCCTTGTATTTTGCCATCCACTGGAATCCGGCGAACTTATTGACATGCCCGAATTCTTTTATTTTATGGTAAATAGAATCGGCAGTATCATCCCGGTCTACATAAATATATACGGTTTTGGATGGGTGAAATTGGGGGGCAAACAGATAATAATAAAAGGTGCCCCCGGCAACTGCACAAAGGAGGAATGCTCCGATTAGAATGGATAGTAGAATATTTCTCTTTTTTTTCTTCATCTTTTGAGGTGTATTTAAAAAGTTCGTCAAAGATAAAAAGAATTTGGATAGGAGTGCTCTCTTTTTAGGATGAATCATAAGAAGACTATGTCAAAAGTATGTTTTCTTTCGATGCGGTGTATGAATCCATTCTTTCACGTTACGTCTGCCTTGCTTGATTTATTCAGTTGCTTATTGTACTGCTTGGCATTCATTGCAATTATCTTTTTGTTTCCAGCGTAGTTCCATTATTCCCATATATTGTGGGACTATTTTCCCGCAATATGTGGGAATATTTTCTCATAAAATAAGGGAATACTTTCCCACAATATGTGGGACTAAGACAATCTCTTGACGTCATAATGTGAAACCTTGAGAGTTATGCAACAACTCCCTTTTTATTGAAGTGAGAGTCTGCTTGTAACTAGAATGCCATTGGCACAGGGAAATGAATTCATTTCAGCGAAACGAGTTTTGCTATTTAATAAACGTCAGTCCGATATGACTTCGTCTGCATGGTTTCCTGAAGGAGGAGAGTGCAAGCTTATATCGAATTGACGTTAATTAGGCCACAGGGAGTAATTAATATCTGCTTCTATTTTGTTTTCTATCTCATCGGGCAGAGGTGCGAAGAAATCCATGTTAGTCAGGCTCTCGATGCTATCTATTGTTACCGCATAGGATGATAGAGGTTCTACTGCCTGCTCATTATTAAATAAGAAACCGATAGCTCGCATCGGCTTGACAAAAGGAGAAAGGACTACTTTAAAAAACTTTTGAGGTACTACGACTTTATTCTTTCCGATTGTTTGGGGATATTTTTCAATAATAGGTCCACATATAATAATGATGGCACTGTCTGCTATAGCCCAATCCCGGATCTTTTCTTCCAGATTTTTCCATCCTCTTCTGTTTAGTTGTGGATGTTGCGGACACATATTGCTGAAATAGAATGATTCTTTCATGGCTTCAGGACTCCATTTCATATCTGCGGCGGGAGCCATGTGACCTTTGTCATATCCTGAACGGGTATAGTCGGCATTCGTTGCAATCGGTCCTGTCACTAGTGGATCGGCAATAAAGCGATTACCTCTTTTTTCTTTTCCTTTGGTTTCTTCCCTGGTTAATTCGTAAGAAACCCAGTTGGGAATTTTTAAATCTTTGTTATATGACACTGTATATCCGCTATGGTGGATGATTTGTTCTTGCCGGGGAACTAGTGATATGGGTGTCTCCAAATCTTTGCCAAGTGGGATTTGAAAGGAAGCATCAGTTTGCGGTTCGTTATTTTTCTGGATATTAATCTGCTGGCAATACAAATAAACACCAAAAAGAATAGGAATGAGCACGATAATGGCGATGATACATCCTAATTTGTTATCAGAATGTGATTTCTTTTTGAATAGTTTTCTGTTTTTACCTTTTTTATTTCGATTCATAGATTGGCTGGTGATGACAGTTTTGTTTTATTCTTCTTTTCTCATGCTGAATTCGCAACCGCAATATTGTTGGTTGTAAAAGTTGTATTCTTTAATGATGGCAATACGTCGTTCGCTCAGTCCCCCTTTCCGCCAATTCTGTTCCCAGTACGTAACATCCGGGTAAGAGGCGGTAGCATATTGTCCGGCTTCATTGATCTGCTCCAGGCTTTTCCAGCGACTGGAGGCAAGTGTCGTGGTAATTACAGAGAAACCATGTTCGTGTGCGTAACGGGCTGTCTCCAATAAACGCAGTTTAAAACAACGCAGGCAACGTCCTCCTCTTTCAGGTTCCTGCTCCATTCCTGCTATGTGACATCGCCAGTTTTCATGATCGTAATCCGCATCTATGATTTCCAATCCCAATGATTGGGCATAGCGCGTACATTCTTCTTTTCTTATCATATACTCTTCCTGCGGATAAATATTAGGATTGCAATAATAAATGACGGGGGTGATATGATGTTGCATCATGCATTCAATAATGGCTGATGAACAAGGAGCACAACAAGTATGAAGCAAGACTTTATCGACTCCTCCCGGAACTTCGAGTTGGAATTTCTTTTTCATGCTGTAAAGTTAGTACATATTTACGATACGAGTCAATGGTTTATGTTTTATTCAGAATAGTTTTTTTGTTATCTTTGTCCATTCAAGTTTATAACAGATCAATAATGAATGAATTAAATTGCGGGCAGGAAGAGCAATATGCAAGCCCGGAGAAGAAAAAGAGTACCTCGAAAATTGTAAAGAGAACTTTAGTTGTGGCTGCATTAGCTTTGGCGGTATATGTTGTATATTCCGTAGTTTATTTATTTGTTTCGCCCGATCGTAATATTCAGCAAATCTATCTGGTTCCCGAAGATGCTGCGTTTATCATTCAATCATCGGCCCCGATTGAAGATTGGGAAAAGTTTAGTGGAAGTGAAACATGGCAATGTCTGAAGAAAGCGAAATCTTTCGAGGAAGTAACGGAGAGTGTAGAGAAGCTCGATTCGGTAGTAAAAAGCAATAAAGTGTTGTTGTCGCTTGTTGGTGAACGGGATATGCTTATTTCGCTTCACAAGACTCGTGCCACAAAGTGGGATTTTCTGCTGATCCTGGATATGCAGAAAACATCGAAAATGGATTTATTAAAAGATCAGGTGGAAACCGTATTGGTCATGAGTGGCTTTACTGTCACCAACCGGATGCATAACGGCATTAATATCCTTGAAATGCGTGATCCCGAAACAAGGGATATTTTCTATCTTGCTTTTGTGGATAATCATTTGGTGGGGTCTTATACGTCCGGGCTTGTCGAGTCGGCTATTGATTCGCGTAATAAACCCAAAATCGGACTCAACCAGTCTTTTATTGAAACGGAGAAGTTGGTTTCTGGCAAGGGGCTTGTCAGAGTCTTTATTAATTATGCGCGCGTACCTCAATTCATGTCTATTTATTTGGGTGCAAGAAACGAATACATTGATTTGTTTAGCAATTCTATGAATTTTGCCGGACTTTACCTAAATACGGATAAGGAGCGGATGGAAGTGAAAGGGTATACGTTGAGAAAAGATTCTGCCGATCCTTATGTCACTGCTTTATTGAGTTCGGGAAAACATAAAATGAAAGCGCATGAGATTCTGTCCGGGCGGACGGCTCTTTATACGAATATAGGCTTCAATAACCCGGTAACTTTTGTAAAAGAGCTGGAGAATGCGATGTCGGTTCATAATAAACAATTGTATGATTCTTATCAAAGTTCCCGGAAAAAGATTGAAGGGCTATTCGGGATATCTTTGGAAGAAAACTTTTTGAGTTGGATGTCGGGAGAATTTGCTATTACGCAATCCGAACCGGGGTTGTTAGGGCATGATCCTGAACTTATTTTGGCTATCAGAGCTAAAAGTATAAAAGATGCCCGTAAGAACATGGAATTAATAGAAAAGAAGATTAAGCGACGCAGCCCGGTTAAGATTAAAACAGTCAATTATAAAGATTTTGAGATTAATTACATCGAAATGAAAGGCTTTTTCCGCCTGTTCTTTGGAAAACTATTTGATAAA
The Bacteroides caecimuris DNA segment above includes these coding regions:
- a CDS encoding DNA/RNA non-specific endonuclease, with the translated sequence MNRNKKGKNRKLFKKKSHSDNKLGCIIAIIVLIPILFGVYLYCQQINIQKNNEPQTDASFQIPLGKDLETPISLVPRQEQIIHHSGYTVSYNKDLKIPNWVSYELTREETKGKEKRGNRFIADPLVTGPIATNADYTRSGYDKGHMAPAADMKWSPEAMKESFYFSNMCPQHPQLNRRGWKNLEEKIRDWAIADSAIIIICGPIIEKYPQTIGKNKVVVPQKFFKVVLSPFVKPMRAIGFLFNNEQAVEPLSSYAVTIDSIESLTNMDFFAPLPDEIENKIEADINYSLWPN
- a CDS encoding epoxyqueuosine reductase QueH — encoded protein: MKKKFQLEVPGGVDKVLLHTCCAPCSSAIIECMMQHHITPVIYYCNPNIYPQEEYMIRKEECTRYAQSLGLEIIDADYDHENWRCHIAGMEQEPERGGRCLRCFKLRLLETARYAHEHGFSVITTTLASSRWKSLEQINEAGQYATASYPDVTYWEQNWRKGGLSERRIAIIKEYNFYNQQYCGCEFSMRKEE
- a CDS encoding DUF3352 domain-containing protein, producing the protein MNELNCGQEEQYASPEKKKSTSKIVKRTLVVAALALAVYVVYSVVYLFVSPDRNIQQIYLVPEDAAFIIQSSAPIEDWEKFSGSETWQCLKKAKSFEEVTESVEKLDSVVKSNKVLLSLVGERDMLISLHKTRATKWDFLLILDMQKTSKMDLLKDQVETVLVMSGFTVTNRMHNGINILEMRDPETRDIFYLAFVDNHLVGSYTSGLVESAIDSRNKPKIGLNQSFIETEKLVSGKGLVRVFINYARVPQFMSIYLGARNEYIDLFSNSMNFAGLYLNTDKERMEVKGYTLRKDSADPYVTALLSSGKHKMKAHEILSGRTALYTNIGFNNPVTFVKELENAMSVHNKQLYDSYQSSRKKIEGLFGISLEENFLSWMSGEFAITQSEPGLLGHDPELILAIRAKSIKDARKNMELIEKKIKRRSPVKIKTVNYKDFEINYIEMKGFFRLFFGKLFDKFEKPYYTYVDDYVVFSNKAASLLSFVEDYEQKNLLKNNPGFENALSYLKSSSTIFLYTDVRKFYSQLKPMMNPATWNEIQSNKDILYSFPYWTMQVIGDGRSASLQYVMDYSPYQPEEDVAIATDEDDEEMNEDAETEKEQMSELKRFYVEKFEGNVLREFYPEGALKSEAEVKEGKRHGRYREYYEDGTLKLRGKYANNKPKGTWKYYTEDGKFERKEKF